A window of Rhizoctonia solani chromosome 5, complete sequence genomic DNA:
ATGACGATAACACAGGAGAGGAACCTTCTGACGCGTATAAGATGAAAGGCCAATTTCACGGAGGCGCCGGCGAATAGTAGCAACCGAAATTTTGGGGAAAAACTTCCGCTGAATATTGGCAGCAGTGCAAACGCGAGATCTAGAGAGCTGGAGGGCCATAAATCGAGCATCGCTTGAGCTAAGAGTACGGGTACGACCACCAGCATGCCAAGAGTAAAGATTGTCGCCAGCAGAAGCGTGTCGTTTGCAAGTACGGGAGACAGTACAAGGGTGGACACCCATGAGCTTAGCAATCTTATAGATAGAGAGCTTTTGGCTTCGAAGAGCCAGAATTTTTGCTCGAGTAGTGGGCAAGAGATGGCGAGGCATGGCAGGATACTGTGCAGAAAAAATGGCACGAATTGACTGGTTTTATAGCACACAACATGCGGCTGAGCAGGAGGGAGACGAGGCCATGCACGTGAGCTTCAATTGAAATGCAACATGAGCACGCCTCAATGCAGCCATACCACGCCGCCCAGTTTACACAATTTTACGAAATTTTGTATACGCATTCTAGACCACATTTTGAAACTTTTTTATTATTAGACCTAAGTACGATACAGCATGTGTCGCCCGACGCAGCACTTGCGCGTTTTTTGGGTCACGTGTTGCTTAGCAAATGATTGCCAGTGTAAAAAAAGTAGAAGTAGAACTCAGCGCCGAATTGACTGGACTGTCTAGCTATATTTCACTTTTTAGAAATTTGATAGCAAGGTGCTTATATTGGAATGCGCGTTCAACAATTGGTTCAAACCCTTGGTTGGAATATACCGCGAGTaagtgttacaacctccttaaatataccactagaatcgcctgatttttctattatttttagtattttttacggactctatatcttttgtttctcaatcacgtgacctcggcgcttattatgccaagatgccgcgccgagatgccgtgccaagggcgcttaggagaaatccacgcttctacgcagtccgcagcatgcttcctttttccaacatgtacttcttttctcacgcgcacagaccatgtagatagcgcacttatgtctatatatacagcagggaaatcgcttggaaacaccaagttgattttacctcgtctcttactcattagagaaggtagtcagccagctaagtagccagcccctaagtagttcccagacgctcaccaccccctttactcaccacacctcccaggcctaaggccccctcgcagttgtatagaagtagtagaccgccctaagcggtattagtatagcctagatagttagttacataagcagtgtctgtagtagtacggccataagcgcccgcccactagcgtgtacccaaccttacagttggtgtacaacattgtaaaattgacttgctgtaggcttttgattgacaacaagaggactcccagtactagcacaagggaaataaccgtgattggggccaccttgcggagcataataatcaaaagctccccacccccacgtagtaccaacttgctataaggctgacaagctctgatcgcccgcataccccaagtttcgccggaactcagtagtcagcgaccctagactgctgaaatacccgcttgctgaaaacccgctcatatcacgaccgccaggtctgttgatttgttgtagggacagtccaacgctaggtactagacgcaagggtttagcgttagtatactacagaaaaaccgctcataagtcctgtcacaggcaccttcccccacaccgttTCCACAATTCCCTCCACttgctctggagtcccacacccatactcccgtcctccCAGTCAATCCAGtcaacgttccgtggcaacccgctcccaaccaccctcttgcggcccatcaccccctccgcaacacctgcccggaatggaaccggagccgacccttgcctctctccttgaggctatcaacACCCTCACCAGCCAggtcgggtccttgcaggcccaaatccactctcaaggccaacagctctctgagctcaaagccatatgcaaggagaccaacaaccttgttggcaacaaagaccagggcggagcccaagccaagcctggcccatcaactgggcctgtcacccctcctacccattcaggaggggaagcccacactccaggcacggttaggcctggcctcaaggcccccttccgcccttcaagaggaacagggtttgactcagaagaggaggaagaacttGGGCGagcccccaaaaaggagccttgcGACACGCCTAAACGGAGCCttagctccctcacccccttcgattcagggtccagcgtaaagcggcccaaaatggagctcccagacccatacaagggagactCCAGGGGAcggaaggcaacccagtggctagattGTATGCTACTGTGGGTTGCACTTCATCGAGACCAattcgatgaagaagaacaaatggttgtgtggatactataccacatgacgGACAAGGCAGCTgactgggctctccctatcatagggaccatcatcaagggcaagggaaacccccctaccaccatcttggccttaacggccaaattcaaagaggcgTTTGCCAACCCCGACGCTAAACGGGcagccgccaggaagattgccgcgctgactcagacaaccaccatGTCTGAGTATGTTACCAAGTTCCGCAACCTTATTGCAGAGCTTGATTGGAATGAGGAGGCATACATTGCCCAATTCACACGTGGTCTTCAttggaaggtgaaggaactcctgtccaccaaggacaacatccccAATGAACTGGAGGCaatatttgccgcctccatcaagattgacaacactcgttgggaaaacaaggagaatcGCCCCAAAAAGGTCCCCACCAAGGCCCCGGTTGCCACAactacctccaccactaccaccagggtccgcctatccaaggatcccaattacgtcaccccagaggaaagggaccgccgccgcgcgtctggcctttgcgtcaagtgcggacaaaaagggcatggcatcaaacaatgccctaatggttggaaagccacaatcaaggaggtggcTAAGGtagcagaagaggaagggtcgggaaaagactaaggccaaggactaccgtcaagcccctggcccctaaattagatgtgcatgtattggATTGCGAATTTGTATCTTTGGCtctagactcaaataaaaagcCTCTTTTATTTATCAATCTCAAACTGCACAACTTCCCGATGGAACCCCTTAAAACTctcattgactcaggagccacatcaaacttcatctccccctcaattgtggaaaaatataaaataccaaaaacccaacttgaaaatccacaagttgtgagaatgttagatggtactatatctcagactggtcgcatttggcaccaggttcaccttgcggttttggccaatggccattccCACTCTATCCCCTTCCTAGTCTGTCCTATTGGAAACACACccgccatacttggtatgaCATGGCTTACCCAGGAGTCACCCCTCATAGATTGGAACCAAGGCACTATCACCTTCCCCAACCAAGTCCAAATAGCcttggaggaggaagcagatcCCAACCCATTAGCCGACTTGCCCATAgaataccatgaatttgctaaggtatttggcGAAGAGGAGTTTAAGGTCCTTCCCCCACATAGGGAATATGATATCTCAATTGATCTAACGCCCgacgccaaactctcccccGGACCTATCTACGGCATGACcgatgcagaatccaaggcactcaaacaacacattgacgaggaattggcaacaggcaaaatccgccctagtacctcctcggCAGGCGctccggtcatgtttgtaaaaaaagCAGATGGCTCCCTCAGATTGGTcgttgattacaggaagttgaacgaggttacccacaaaaacgtctatcccctaccaagacaggatgacctcatggcaaaaCTCAGGCACGCTAAGATCTTTACCAAGTTGGACCTACaatggggctacaacaatgtacgcatcaaggaaggagatgagtggaagacggcctttagaaccaaatacggcctctttgaatatctagtcatgccatttggcctcaccaatgcccctgcagcgtttcaacattttatgaacaatctattcagggacctgatTGACGTAACCGTGGTAATTTACCTAGAcaacatcctcatcttcttgGAGAAAACAGAAGACCATCCGGCCCATGTCAGAGAGGTACTATCCCGTCTCATgaagaaccaactgttctgcaagttgttgaaatgccacttccacgtgaccaccgtagattaccttggtattgtcatctccccgGACGGattctcaatggaccaaaaAAGATCGAGGCTGTCACCTCTTGGCCCACGCCCAGAACGgttaaacaggtccaggccttcctaggattcGTGAATTACCTCAGAcgcttcatccccaatttcagcttggttgcaCGCCCCCCTCcataacctcaccaaaaaggaaaccccttggtcatggggtaacctagaGGAAGTAGCGTTCCAGGAGTTGAAGTCCCTTGTTACCCGGTCGCCTGTCCTCATTCATTCTAACCCGGACCTCCCTTACTACCTTGAAACGGACGCCTtgggagtagccatgggagccatactcagtcaacaagGCCCAGATAATCGGTTGCACCCCATCGCCTACATGTTGAAATCTTTCTCAGGAGCCAAAGCAaattacgacacccatgacaaggagctcctggcaattatcaaggcattagaggaatggcgAATTTTCCTAGAGgcaacggacagaccaatccaggttttcacagatcataggaacctggaatattggatgcaggcacggacattTAACAGAAGGCACGCACGTtggcggatcttcctgagcaacttcaactttgagatccactatcgcccagggaaacaatcaggaaaaccggATGCTCTCTCCAGAAGATTGGATTACATTGATATGACACCAGAGCCAGAAGTCATGTTGCctgcagaagtctttgccaacacgtcagaagaagaactggaaattgtcacggagaTCCGCGCCAAGCTTAGGGAAGACCCATCCCTTGATCccattatccaattcctcacagaagatgcggacaatgCTCCCCCTTCAATTTGTAAGGCATACAgagattatgactgggaagaagacctcctCTGGTACCGCGGtaaactagttgtcccagactcggaAACCCTGAAGGAACAACTACTCaaggaattccacgactcacCCCTGGCAGGGCACCCTGGACAGCAAAGAACCCTGGAGCTCCTaagccgcaactactggtggccgggtatgaagtcatccgccaaggaatgggtagaatgttgtcctacCTGTCAAGCCAATTGCCGCGCTCACGCCCCTGTCATtgccctgaaacccttagaagtcccccctttcccgttccacacaatttcctacgacttcatcacaggatttCCCAAGTCTAGTGGGCACGACGCAATTTTGGTAgtaattgactccttctccaagtttggacatttcatcccaacttCCAAAAAGGTCACCGCAAAGGGTCTTGCTGACTTGTTCATTGctcacgtctggaaactccatggatTACCAGTCAAAACCATCTCAGATTGGGGAACTACcttcacaggaaaattctTGAGGGCATTATATCAGCAACTCGGGGTCAGACCAGCATTTTCCTTggcttaccacccagaatcagacggacaaacggaaagggTCAACCAGTTTATCAAGTTCTACCTGCGCTCATACGTTGCAGCCAACCACTCTGATTGGGCCGCGTGGCTACcattggcagaatatgcatacaataatgccaaacatgCAGCAACCGGGAAATCACcatttgaacttgtctatGGACGAAACCCAGTCATGAACCCGTCCAACGTACCAGCCAAcgttccagaagcagacgCAGTAGCAGATACACTAGCCCGGGAGTGGAAAGAAGCGGAATCAGCCCTCCAAATGAGTAAAGAACGTATGACCAGAAGTCAAGGAGTAATACCAGAGTTTTCAAtaggcaaaaaagtctggctggatggaaaGAACGTGGACCttaggaccaattcaaataaGCTGGACCCAAAACGCCTTGGTCCCTTCAAGGTCAtagaaaaaatctccagccacgcctactGCCTGGAACTACCGGAGACTCTAAAAATCCATAACGTCTTCTATGTTGGGCTACTATCAAAAAGCCACGAGTCACCCAGTCAgccattcccagaacaacctccccctgagacaatagaaggggaagaagaatacgaagtcgaacaaatcattgactctaaacgccaacggggaaaatggttctatttgattaaatggaaaggatatggtccggaggacaattcatgggaaccggaGGAGCTATTGGAAcatagccaagaagagatcaaacgcttcaaccaagcaagactcagaaaggctcgtgacgccgccaagagcctttaaggggggggcaatgttacaacctccttaaatataccactagaatcgcccgatttttctattatttttagtattttttacggactctatatcttttgtttctcaatcacgtgacctcggcgcttattatgccaagatgccgcgccaagatgccgtgccaagggcgcttaggagaaatccacgcttctacgcagtccgcagcatgcttcctttttccaacatgtacttcttttctcacgcgcacagaccatgtagatagcgcacttatgtctatatatacagcagggaaatcgcttggaaacaccaagttgattttaccttgtctcttactcattagagaaggtagtcagccagctaagtagccggcccctaagtagttcccagacactcaccaccccctttactcaccacacctcccaggcctaaggcccccttgcagttgtatagaagtagtagaccgccctaagcagtattagtatagcctagatagttagttacataagcagtgtctgtagtagtacggccataagcgcccgcccactagcgtgtacccaaccttacagttggcgtacgacaGTAAGACTCATGTTTCTACCCCTTGAGATTCCGCACCGTAACAGTGTAACTATGTGTTatatacacttgcgcccaaaaagattgagccacatgagctcaaatcaatgatgctcacgcgtcacccgcacaattgagaattcgtttacaatgtaatagtaaattatgtagatacagtagtatagaacatatgtacaaagttttagattgaaactaagtctccttgtggagatacg
This region includes:
- a CDS encoding Retrotransposon-derived protein PEG10 yields the protein MEPEPTLASLLEAINTLTSQVGSLQAQIHSQGQQLSELKAICKETNNLVGNKDQGGAQAKPGPSTGPVTPPTHSGGEAHTPGTVRPGLKAPFRPSRGTGFDSEEEEELGRAPKKEPCDTPKRSLSSLTPFDSGSSVKRPKMELPDPYKGDSRGRKATQWLDCMLLWVALHRDQFDEEEQMVVWILYHMTDKAADWALPIIGTIIKGKGNPPTTILALTAKFKEAFANPDAKRAAARKIAALTQTTTMSEYVTKFRNLIAELDWNEEAYIAQFTRGLHWKVKELLSTKDNIPNELEAIFAASIKIDNTRWENKENRPKKVPTKAPVATTTSTTTTRVRLSKDPNYVTPEERDRRRASGLCVKCGQKGHGIKQCPNGWKATIKEVAKVAEEEGSGKD
- a CDS encoding Retrotransposable element Tf2 protein, whose product is MEPLKTLIDSGATSNFISPSIVEKYKIPKTQLENPQVVRMLDGTISQTGRIWHQVHLAVLANGHSHSIPFLVCPIGNTPAILGMTWLTQESPLIDWNQGTITFPNQVQIALEEEADPNPLADLPIEYHEFAKVFGEEEFKVLPPHREYDISIDLTPDAKLSPGPIYGMTDAESKALKQHIDEELATGKIRPSTSSAGAPVMFVKKADGSLRLVVDYRKLNEVTHKNVYPLPRQDDLMAKLRHAKIFTKLDLQWGYNNVRIKEGDEWKTAFRTKYGLFEYLVMPFGLTNAPAAFQHFMNNLFRDLIDVTVVIYLDNILIFLEKTEDHPAHVREVLSRLMKNQLFCKLLKCHFHVTTIEAVTSWPTPRTVKQVQAFLGFETPWSWGNLEEVAFQELKSLVTRSPVLIHSNPDLPYYLETDALGVAMGAILSQQGPDNRLHPIAYMLKSFSGAKANYDTHDKELLAIIKALEEWRIFLEATDRPIQVFTDHRNLEYWMQARTFNRRHARWRIFLSNFNFEIHYRPGKQSGKPDALSRRLDYIDMTPEPEVMLPAEVFANTSEEELEIVTEIRAKLREDPSLDPIIQFLTEDADNAPPSICKAYRDYDWEEDLLWYRGKLVVPDSETLKEQLLKEFHDSPLAGHPGQQRTLELLSRNYWWPGMKSSAKEWVECCPTCQANCRAHAPVIALKPLEVPPFPFHTISYDFITGFPKSSGHDAILVVIDSFSKFGHFIPTSKKVTAKGLADLFIAHVWKLHGLPVKTISDWGTTFTGKFLRALYQQLGVRPAFSLAYHPESDGQTERVNQFIKFYLRSYVAANHSDWAAWLPLAEYAYNNAKHAATGKSPFELVYGRNPVMNPSNVPANVPEADAVADTLAREWKEAESALQMSKERMTRSQGVIPEFSIGKKVWLDGKNVDLRTNSNKLDPKRLGPFKVIEKISSHAYCLELPETLKIHNVFYVGLLSKSHESPSQPFPEQPPPETIEGEEEYEVEQIIDSKRQRGKWFYLIKWKGYGPEDNSWEPEELLEHSQEEIKRFNQARLRKARDAAKSL